The segment ATTTAGAGAGGAGCTTCTCAATTTTTCGCAGAGAGTTCGGATTCTGCAGATTTCTAACTTCAAGGATGACTCAGGCCCTATcggttagttagttagttagttagttatcAACTCAGTGTTTCTGCTACATTTTTTGGATCAAAAGAGGTTTCTTATGGAGGGCATTGTTTTGGTTTCTATCACAGCTTGGGATTGTTCAGCTTGGGTGCGTACTTATGCATTGTTTCTTGAGGAACGGCTTGAATGCTTCAGGGTTTTGAGATATGATACTGAGGCTGAACCTCTTACTAAGGCTACCCCAGGCCACGATAAGGTATCACTTGTTTTCTTTGTCTTGCGTTTGAACctcttttcttatatattatggaTTGGCAGGGGTACAGTAGAACCAGGGATTTAGATGGTGAAGAAATCTTGCTCCAGTTGCCAGCTTTGCAGCAGCTTCTCTATCGTCTCATCGGTTGCAGGGTACTTTCTTTTGTTATCTTATTTGTTTGTGGCTGCATTTGCTGATCAATGAACTGTCTTGCCCTTTTACTTCCTTTTATCAGCCAGAAGGTGCTGCTAACCACAATCATGTTATACAATACGCACTCGCTCTGGTAAAGTTATAATGATCCTGGTCATAGACTTATAATTTCCACAAGTGGGGACTGTTATTGGTGTTTTGCTCTGCAAAGCTCGAAAATTTCTTACCTTCTTTGTGATTGAATGATTGATAGGTGTTGAAGGAGAGTTTTAAAGTCTATTGTGCTATTAATGACGGAATCATCAATCTCATTGACAAGGTAGGTTTGGTTTGTATTTTTGCCATCATAGTTTAGCATGTCTCTCTCTATCTTATCTCCTTCCTCCCTACTGAGTTTTTCATTCATTCATTGCAGTTCTTTGAAATGCCTAAACATGAAGCCATCACTTCCCTTGAAATATACAAGCGTGCTGGTCAGCAGGTGATGTCTGTCTGCGTAGACTTCACTTGTGTAGTCACTTTCTTGTCTAActagaaatataataattttgcaGGCTCGTAGCCTTTCTGAATTCTATGAAGCATGTAAAGGATTGGAACTCGCTAGGAATTTTCAGTTTCCTGTGTTAAGAGAGGTACCATATTAGCGTTTCCTAACAACTTAAATGGATGATTATTACTTTGTACCTGTTACTTAATGCAATgcgttgttttgtttttctccaGCCCCCACAATCTTTTCTTGCAACAATGGAAGAGTATATTAAAGAAGCACCTCGCGCTGTCGATGCCCCAGCTGAACCACTGGTATATTCATATCTTCTCATATTAATGATCCAGGAATCTTCGCCTTTAAGCCTCTTGCTAACGAAGTTGTCTACATCCAGCTTCTAACTTATAGGCCAGATGATGGACTTCCTGACCAAGATACGGAACCGTCTCATGAAGAACGTGAACTTGTGTTGCCTTCAGATGATGTAGTTCTTGCATCTGAAGACACAGAATATTCTCCACCGCCGCCTCCTTCAGCTACCACTCAGTCACAGAGCATCATTGATACAGATGATCTACTGGTGAAAATCCTATTGTTGTTGCTGTATGAGTGTTGATTTCCGTTGCTATTCTGAACTCTCAGGTTCTCTTTTGTTCAATTTTCCACGCAGGGTCTGAACACTTCCGCTCCCGATGCATCAGCGATCGAGGACCAAAATGCACTTGCTTTGGCCATAATCTCAAATGATGGTGAGCTTCTTGTTATATACCATCTCAATCATGTCCATAAGTCTCCTTCCAGTTTCTGGAGGTGATTCTACCCTTTATTGTAGCTGATTCATGTATGTTCTTGGTCTCTGTTTCCAGGAAACTCTTCAACGCCTCGTTCTTTTCAAGCAAACGATTACGACCCTACAGGATGGGAGCTTGCCCTGGTAACAACACCAAGCAACGACATCTCTGCAGCCACCGATAGGCAATTGGTATGCATTCTTCTCTTTGTTCATGTTTTAAACAGTAGAATGCACTTTCCGGCTAAAGATTTGGTTGGATAATTGGAACTTTTTGAGAAGCCACAGCAGTACGTACATGTGGAGAAAGTCTCCCAAGTTTACTATGAAAAGTCATCACATGCATTGTTTTatggaaattttaaaacttgatACTAGGAAGCTTGTCATTAGTAAATTGGTAGTTATGGAACCGTTAGAATAGAAAGTTGATTGTTAGTCTAACTAATCATTTAGGAGGATTACGGTAGACTAGAAGGCAATTTGGTTGTTATAGTGTGTATGTAGTTCATCAACATCTTTTGTAGACTAACCTTTCAAAAAACCATTAAATGTATAGGCTGGAGGGTTAGACACGCTTACACTGAACAGTCTATACGATGATGGAGCCTACATAGCCTCCCAACGCCCTGTCTACGGTGCACCAGCCCCCAACCCATTTGAAGTTCACGATCCTTTTGCAACGTCCAACGGTACTCCGCCACCTCAGCAGCCAGCTGTGAACAACCCCTTTGGTGCTTACCAGCCACCTTATGGGCAGCATCAACTACAACTAGCATTAGCACCAAACCCCCAATCCAATAATAATAGTAGTAATCCATTTGGTGATTTTGGGGAATTCCCGGTTTCACAGCAGCCAAACACCAGCGGGTTTGGTGATTTTGCGGTTAACCAACATAATAATCCGTTCCGCAGCACTGGTCTCATCTGATTATGTTTTCACGTGTTTATTTCTGGTGGAGAAGAGGTAGAGAGCGAATTGGTTTTTTTGTGTGACTTGTGAGTAATTGAATTCACATGATTTGTTTGATCAATGTTGTTCTTATTGATAGCTGGGAGATGATATGCATATATACGAGTAAATCCCTTTATTCGCATTCTTAAAACTTATGGGCTCTCGAACTACACACTCCTCTATTCTAATGGGCCTCATCTTTTGGTTCTCATTGCTTTTTTCCCCTTTGCGTCCATTGATAACTCGACACGTTTTTACGTTAGTGAACCAAACCACcgaattatttattatcttccTTGTTCGTTTCGTAAACTGGACGCGGCATCCAGACGCAGACGCGGACCGATGTTCGTTTGGCGCGAAATAGAAGGTTAAGTTGGACGCGGCATCCAgattaattttgaaaactcATCCGGATTTTTTGGGATTTCTGGATGAGATGTTTGAACGCTTCCAACTACAGCAAGCTCAtccaaatatccaaaatttCCAGAATCGCGAACGAACAACATCTGATTGCTGTATCCAATTACTGCGTGCGGATGCCGCGTCTGGAATTCTCATCCAGTTTACAAAACGAACAGGGCCAAAGTTCAAATTCAGGGAGAATGTCGTAAATTGCACAAAATTTATCAGTTATCAACTGATCGCCTTCAGCCATGTCACTTGTTAGCAATCCAGCGGGATAACGTTCTGATAGTTCCGCAACCGTTAGATCAACCTCGTATTACCCTACCCGTCCGATCATCtttaaacacaaaatatttctttttatttaatcaaaaagaaaaccaattttattttttcaaaaatcccTTTCTTTAACCCACACAGTTTCTCCGTTCAAGCAGCATTACAactctctcttcttccttccACTCTCTGTGCAAATTCATGTTTGAAATGGCGACGGAGCAGCATCCCATCTCTCTCCCACCATATCCTCAGGTATAATACAACTTAACCGACTCAGATCTTGAAATTGTAAtctcgattttttttaaatttttttaactattctaATTTCTGCGGGAATTAGATGATCATGGCAGCGATCGAAGCATCTAACGACGCAAACGGATGCAACAAAACGGCGATCGCGAAGCACATTGAGTCAACTCAGTCCATTTTACCACCGTCTCACTCGACGCTTCTCAACTACCATCTCAACCAGATGAAACAATCAGGCCAGATCGTGATGGTGAAGAACAACTACATGAAACCAGATCCACATGCTCCGCCCAAGCGTGGACGTGGCCGTCCTCCGAAACCTCAGGGAGATTCGAGCCACGTGGCGATCCCAGCTCCTTCGGTTTCTCCGCCTAGGACTAGAGGTCGTCCTCCTAAGGTGAATGATTCTTCTTCAGAGGCGAAATCAAAGGTATCGCCGAGTGTTTCTGGGACGCCACGAGGACGACCTCCGAAGAAGGCGAAGAAAGAATCGGAGAAGGTTAAAGAGGCCACGTCGGTCTCAGCCTAGCAATGGTGAGCGTCGGGGTCGTGGAAGGCCACCGAAAGTTAAACCAAGCTTCATTTAGAAACTTTAGCAATTTTTAaccttttaaataaaatacagTATTTCTCTTAATTTTCGGTTTTAGTATTTCTTAATGGTTAATTGTGTTGTGTTTgttgttattaaaaaaataggGGATGAGTAGAGAAAATGACGTATGATGAGAATGTAACTCGAATTTGCATGTGGTGTAATgtgaactagattttgacccgcgcaggcgcgcgggtgtatattttgaaaaatatgttgatatttgtttttcatgtaattattgggatttggaaaaatgaattcgagaaacataaccgataccgatccaaaaatatagtaccaaacccgaacataaattgattaaatattctaattattcaaaattttgttatttagagaaccgaatctgatccgaaccgaagtatttgagtatctgaatttatctaaaaatagatttatatacttatatatattaattattttaagatttaacgtatataaaacatcaaaatgatacttttaaattggtttaaatatttgaaaatatatatagatagtcaaaagtaaatatctgaaatagttaatgtatactcaaatcaccaaaaatacttaaaataattattgattccgtatccaaaattttaaatcaagccaattgatatgttaagcttaagtattatgacatatgttattcaaatttatacgtaatatattattttatttatacattttgagaaatttaaaataaataataatttaagactttaaaaataatttaaattagttatccaaacccaaaccaaacccgcaaagatccaaatcgaactcaaaccaaaatttagaaacattctaataaggctgaaatctttgaccccgaaaacccgaaatacaaaccgatcagaaccaaacccgtatgggtacccaaaagcccatccctagtcattattatatatcgtattttatcatcatataattaatcatattttatatgtaccatcatataagtaatcatataattaatagtattttatacataccatcatataaataattacatagattatacttttaaaacttaatatgaaatataaaaaccataatttgagttggtatttcaaattgggctttgtattatatttttattatatatattgacaatatttttttataatggttattgaaaaatagtttagtaaaaatccattttgaatatatatatatatatatatatatatatatatatattttgaatcaatttttgatataaatcaaatttgaattattattttgatttgaaatatatataaagtttaaattttgttttatggttagtttagaaaaaaaaatttaggcaattagattgacccattttggtatattttaaaagtggcctagataactttcaattttttttaaaaacataagcccattattttttttcttaatattactATCCTTGttatcaaacaaaaataatttttttttaaaagactacaatccatgtttccaaacactccaaattttttaatagtcctattcaagtctccaaacactccaattttgtacttgagttttaataagatagactagattttgacccgcacgcccgtgcgggtgtattttaaaaaaaaatatgatgctatttgatttttatgtcactatttaagGTTGgtcaaaaaactcgaattcgaagaattgaaccgattccaatccgaataagtagaaCTAAATCTGAACCggaattaattaaatatctgaattattcaaaattttggtatttgaagaactgaaatctaatctgatccgaaccgaagtattttgggtatccaaaatagatttatatacttatatatattaattatttttagatttaatatatataaaaacatccagaatatatatgatgtaaatatatacaaataatcaaacgtaaatacttaaatatatgatgtaaacttttaagttcgcttaaatgcttgaaaatatgatGTAAACTTCTAAGTTCGCTTAaattacttatatatatgatgtaaacttttaagttcgcttaaatgcttgaaaatatatacagataatcaaacataaatatcttaaatagttaagatatactcaaaactccaaaaatacttaaattattattaattctctatctaaatatttaaaccaaacctatttaaattggttatccaaatccgaaccaaatccgaaccaaatcctcaaaaatctaaactgaacacgaaatcccaaaaaaaCTCGAAAATGAGCCCGAACGCCCACTCCTAAtcactattacatatatatcctatatgtgtcatcataggttacaaaatatgtgttatcatataattaaacgtatgttatacgtaccatcaaataagtttcttataattaataatattttatacgtacaatcatataaataatcacatatattatattttaaaatttaatgtgaaatataaaagccataatttaagttggtgtttgaaattgggttttgtattgtatttttcttatatatattgaaaatatttttataatagttgttagaaaatatgttagtaaaaatcaaattttgaatatatatatatatatatatatatatatatatttt is part of the Brassica rapa cultivar Chiifu-401-42 chromosome A09, CAAS_Brap_v3.01, whole genome shotgun sequence genome and harbors:
- the LOC103839472 gene encoding putative clathrin assembly protein At2g01600 isoform X2, with product MGTLQTWRKAYGALKDTTKVGLVRVNSDYADLDVAIVKATNHVECPPKDRHLRKIFAATAVTRARADVAYCIHALSRRLHKTRNWTVALKTLIVIHRLLREGDPTFREELLNFSQRVRILQISNFKDDSGPIAWDCSAWVRTYALFLEERLECFRVLRYDTEAEPLTKATPGHDKGYSRTRDLDGEEILLQLPALQQLLYRLIGCRPEGAANHNHVIQYALALVLKESFKVYCAINDGIINLIDKFFEMPKHEAITSLEIYKRAGQQARSLSEFYEACKGLELARNFQFPVLREPPQSFLATMEEYIKEAPRAVDAPAEPLLLTYRPDDGLPDQDTEPSHEERELVLPSDDVVLASEDTEYSPPPPPSATTQSQSIIDTDDLLGLNTSAPDASAIEDQNALALAIISNDGGNSSTPRSFQANDYDPTGWELALVTTPSNDISAATDRQLAGGLDTLTLNSLYDDGAYIASQRPVYGAPAPNPFEVHDPFATSNGTPPPQQPAVNNPFGAYQPPYGQHQLQLALAPNPQSNNNSSNPFGDFGEFPVSQQPNTSGFGDFAVNQHNNPFRSTGLI
- the LOC103839472 gene encoding putative clathrin assembly protein At2g01600 isoform X3, coding for MGTLQTWRKAYGALKDTTKVGLVRVNSDYADLDVAIVKATNHVECPPKDRHLRKIFAATAVTRARADVAYCIHALSRRLHKTRNWTVALKTLIVIHRLLREGDPTFREELLNFSQRVRILQISNFKDDSGPIAWDCSAWVRTYALFLEERLECFRVLRYDTEAEPLTKATPGHDKGYSRTRDLDGEEILLQLPALQQLLYRLIGCRPEGAANHNHVIQYALALVLKESFKVYCAINDGIINLIDKFFEMPKHEAITSLEIYKRAGQQARSLSEFYEACKGLELARNFQFPVLREPPQSFLATMEEYIKEAPRAVDAPAEPLLLTYRPDDGLPDQDTEPSHEERELVLPSDDVVLASEDTEYSPPPPPSATTQSQSIIDTDDLLGLNTSAPDASAIEDQNALALAIISNDGNSSTPRSFQANDYDPTGWELALVTTPSNDISAATDRQLAGGLDTLTLNSLYDDGAYIASQRPVYGAPAPNPFEVHDPFATSNGTPPPQQPAVNNPFGAYQPPYGQHQLQLALAPNPQSNNNSSNPFGDFGEFPVSQQPNTSGFGDFAVNQHNNPFRSTGLI
- the LOC103839471 gene encoding HMG-Y-related protein A, which translates into the protein MFEMATEQHPISLPPYPQMIMAAIEASNDANGCNKTAIAKHIESTQSILPPSHSTLLNYHLNQMKQSGQIVMVKNNYMKPDPHAPPKRGRGRPPKPQGDSSHVAIPAPSVSPPRTRGRPPKVNDSSSEAKSKVSPSVSGTPRGRPPKKAKKESEKVKEATSVSA
- the LOC103839472 gene encoding putative clathrin assembly protein At2g01600 isoform X1: MGTLQTWRKAYGALKDTTKVGLVRVNSDYADLDVAIVKATNHVECPPKDRHLRKIFAATAVTRARADVAYCIHALSRRLHKTRNWTVALKTLIVIHRLLREGDPTFREELLNFSQRVRILQISNFKDDSGPIAWDCSAWVRTYALFLEERLECFRVLRYDTEAEPLTKATPGHDKGYSRTRDLDGEEILLQLPALQQLLYRLIGCRPEGAANHNHVIQYALALVLKESFKVYCAINDGIINLIDKFFEMPKHEAITSLEIYKRAGQQARSLSEFYEACKGLELARNFQFPVLREPPQSFLATMEEYIKEAPRAVDAPAEPLLLTYRPDDGLPDQDTEPSHEERELVLPSDDVVLASEDTEYSPPPPPSATTQSQSIIDTDDLLGLNTSAPDASAIEDQNALALAIISNDGGNSSTPRSFQANDYDPTGWELALVTTPSNDISAATDRQLAGGLDTLTLNSLYDDGAYIASQRPVYGAPAPNPFEVHDPFATSNGTPPPQQPAVNNPFGAYQPPYGQHQLQLALAPNPQSNNNSSNPFGDFGEFPVSQQPNTSGFGDFAVNQHNNPFRSTGLI